NNNNNNNNNNNNNNNNNNNNNNNNNNNNNNNNNNNNNNNNNNNNNNNNNNNNNNNNNNNNNNNNNNNNNNNNNNNNNNNNNNNNNNNNNNNNNNNNNNNNNNNNNNNNNNNNNNNNNNNNNNNNNNNNNNNNNagaaaaataaaaaaaaaacttattaaaaaaaattttaaaaaataacttattaaaaaaaattattcttattAAATATAACTTATTCACTTTATactatttcaattatttttattaaaaataacttattcaaaCAAAATTCTAcacatttttattctttttattataGATGTTATTAGAAAATTACATGCACATAaagagattaaggagaaagaaaaccatacaaattcaagacacatcttcAGAATAAGAACATATAtgcaaagatggaacaaacaacacaataAAAAGTGCTACAACTtaacaattcataaagaacatgcaTTCACAAGAATCTacgataaaaagaaaaaaacaacaactctaacaataaccaataaaaaaGAAGGATGACGAGCATCATATAACAAAACTAAGTCCATCAactaaaataaatacaaaaatcaaaccaccaaataaaaatatcattttgtACAACTCcaatatcaattttttttgtattacaatttattttaaataaaataccttttaaatttaactttaatttacgtatatttaatttaattttacaaaACATAgccatttttaatatttattatatactatcattaatttatCGTCCGCGCATCACGCAGGTCTCATTCTAGTTATTTTAATGTCTATTCTGATTGATGAGAGAACAATAACACAAGTTTTACGTCCCAAAGCCCAGACACCACCATCTTTTCCACACCATGAAGAAGTTGTTCCTCCTTGGCACCTGGAAGTGCAACTGCTGGAAGCAAAGGTTTCGACTTTTCACCACCCTTTTGAAAGATTTGGATACTCCTTGTCTTCGTCACGTGATTGCCACCAACATTTCCATTAGCAGGAGAGTTAAATCCGGCGGACCTGAATTAGCACGCCACCTGTTCGATGATATGCCGCTTCGAACTGTTTCCACTTGGAATACTATGATTTCCGGATATTCGCAATGGGGATGCTACATTGAAGCTCTGGCCCTTGCTTCCCTCATGCACCACTCTTGCGTTAAGCTTGACGAGGTCTCTTTCTCTTCGGTGTTGAGCGCATGCTCACGTTATGGGTCACTTGTTCATGGGAAGCAAGTTCATTCATTACTTTTGAGGTCTGGATACGAGAGATTTGGCCTTGTGGGGAGTGCTTTGTTGTATTTTTACATTCAGTGTTGTGGAATTGGAGAAGCTAAGGTAGTTTTTGAGGAGCTTCATGGCGGGAATGATGTGTTATGGAGCTTGATGCTTGCGGGTTATGTGCAGCGTGACAATATGGGTGAGGCTCTAGACATGTTTGAAAAGATGCCTAATCGTGATGTTGTGGCTTGGACCATGTTGATCTCTGGATATGCGAAGAGGGAAGATGGGCATGAGAGGGCTTTGGATTTGTTTTGGTGTATGAGGAGTTCTGGAGTGTTGCCTAATGAGGTCACGTTGTGCTCTATTGTGAGAGTTTGCACTAGACTGAGAGCTCTATGGCAGGGAAAGGTTGTTCATGGGCATTGCATCAAGGAAGGGTTTGCTTTTGATAATGCGATTGGTGGCGGGTTGATTGAATTTTATTGTGATTGTGAAGCCATAGGTGATGCCAAGAGAGTTCATGAGAGCATGAGAGGAGAAACTTATTTGAATGTGACTAACTTGTTGATTGGTTGCCTTATCTCCGCGGGAAAAATTGAAGAAGCTGAGATGATATTTTACAGGTTGAGAGAGACGAATCACGTATCATATAATTTGATGATTAAAGGTTATGCTATGATTGGTCATTTTGAGAAGTCAAAGAAATTATTCAATCAAATGAGTCTCAAGGATTTAACTTCCTTAAATACCATGATATCTGTATACTCCAAAAACGGTGAACTTGATGAAGCTGTGAAACTTTTTGATAAAACTAAAGATGAGAAAAATCCTGTGACATGGAATTCGATGATGTCTGGTTGTATTCAAAATGGCCAGTACATGAAGGCATTAAAATTATACGTGAAGATGCGTAGGTTGTCAGTTGATTATAGTAGATCGACGTTCTCTGTTTTATTTCGTGCATGTTCATCTCTAGGTTCTTTTCAGCAAGGACGGTTGCTTCATGGCCACTTAACCAAGACACCGTTCCAAGCAAATGTTTATGTTGGGACTGCCCTTATAGACTTCTACTCCAAATGTGGTCGCTTGGCTGATGCTCAAAGGTCATTCTTCAGCATTTTTTCACCCAATGTAGCAGCATGGACAGCTCTTATCAATGGGTATGCATATCATGGACTAGGATCCGAGGCAATTTTACTCTTCCACTCGATGTTAGTTCAAGGAGTTGTGCCAAATGCTGCTACTTTTGTTGGCATTCTTTCTGCCTGCTCCCATGCCGGTCTAGTTGATGAAGGTTTGAAAATCTTTCACTCGATGGAGGAACTTTACAAAGTAACCCCAAGCATAGAACATTACACATGTGTGGTGGATCTTCTTGGTCGATCAGGCCATGTAAGAGAAGCTAAAGAGTTTATTAGAAAGATGCCTAATTTGGGGAGCTTTACTACATGCATGTTGGTTCTGGAATGACATGGAAGTAGGGGAGAAAGTTGCTGAAAAGTTGTTCAGCTTGGATCCGAACCCGACCGTGCCTTTGGTAATTCTGTCAAATATGTATGCGGTGCTAGGTAGATGGGGGCAGAAGTCAATTCTTAGGAAGAGATTGCAGAGTGTAAAATTGAGAAAAGATCCAGGGTGCAGCTGGATTGAATTAAACAATATTCATCTTTTCTCGGTAGAGGATAAAACACATCCTTATTCTGATGTTATTTATGCAACTGTAGAGCATTTAGCAGCTACCATTAATTCTAGCATACCCTTCAATTATCTCTATAGCAGCAATGGCAAACATCATGGATAATGTAAAGTTGCAAACTGCAAATCCTATGTTACTTCAGATTTGGTCACTGAACTGAATATTTCTCGAGAGACCATTGAGCTTTAACTATTTTAGCATCGATTATGCGTAGGATAATATATCATGGTTTGCCTCTAAATCAATAATGAAATTACTTGATTGTGTTAATCATTTAACATATTTTATGCTTTCATCAGAAGTAGCTGATGTGAGTGACGGAGAACTAACCAGCTACCATTAAACATATTACTGCCCAATCTCATTGTCTCATAGGGTTCTTTAACACTTCAATCTGAAAGACAACAATTGGTAAAATTCGGCATGGGGCCTGTGATTTCCTTTTAACTTCTATGAATACTATCTGATATTTCTTTATCTACAGCAAATGTATTATTTGTAAATATTCACATTTTAATTTAAAGACTAACTTCTCAGTTTTGCTTGATTAACATGGAACTTTTTGAAGTAAGAACATTGGCAAGATAGCGTTATTACTTTTGAGttatatgaatttaatttatttttcaatgctACAATGCTAAATTTGTAAAGAAACTCAACTGATTCACCTCTTTGTTTCAGGAGGACCTGAGAAAGGATTGGCTAAAGGGCTAACCACAGAAGAATCCATTCATATACTTGTTGAATAAAATGATTCATCTGAAATTAGTCACCAAGTTCATAAAGAAATagttcaaataaaaaaaaggtgAGTACTACTTGTTGAAAAAATTGATTTAATATCCATATGCAGTAGAAATTGTATAATTGCTGAAGGTCTTAATAATAGATGCAAGACTTAGATGCAATGGAGAAGAAAAGTCATGCTGATTTTTTATAACAGTGCATGGTCCTTACCAGGGGATCTTTTGTGCACATGTAAAGTAACGTAGGCTATCACTGGTTGCGCCTACTTATCTATGGTGCTTTGGCTTTAAGTTTTGGTACCATGTTCTTTGACATTGGCTGAAGCAGTGAATCAATTCAGGTACACAAATCAACCTTGAGACACATATTGCACAAAATTCAACAATCATAGCTACATTATTTGtagcaaaaattttaataaacctAATGTTAAAGGCTTAAATCTTGATTTATTTGATGTCAAGCCAGAACTTCACTGCTTGTATTTGTTGTTACATTCCTTACCTTCATTACTGTTGGTGCATTTCCTTCTTTTGTGGAAGATATGAGGGTAAACTACTATTTCTGTTAAGAACAAACTATGTGACATAATTATACCTATACCACCCTGTTATGTGCACTTACGTACTATTCATCCACTATTTAATGGGGCGTGAGCTCTGCCTAGATTGGAACTCACTCCTCATCCAACGTGGATGAACAATATTTAGGCAGAGAGCGCAATAATGATTGTATTCAAGAAACATTCTAAATATGATCATGTCAAATTACTGAATATGTTGGTGAAATGATCCATAATTAAGTGTTTGAAAGAGAAAGACTCAATGGACATTATGGGGTAACTGCATACACCATTAGCAACACATTATCTTCAGTTCCATTCTTGCTATTGATGTCACTGATCCCTGGAGCAGTGGTTTATTACCTAGTTGGACTTTACCAAAGACACCAAGAATTCATCTACTTTACATCTATACTTTTTGTTTCTGTCTTTTTGGTTGAGGGTCTCATGATGATTGTTGCAAGCATTGTCCCCAATTTCCTGCTAGGCATAATCTTCAGCACCGGAATATTGGGagtgatgatgttggatggtggattCTATAGGCTTCCAAGCGATATCCCTAAACCGTTTTGGAGATACCCTTTGCATTATATTTCATTCCACAAGTATGCATACCAAGGATTGTTCAAGAACGAGTTTCAAGACCTAACATTCACCGACAATAATCAAGATGGAGGAGCTATGATAAACATTAGTGGGGAAGAGATACTTAGAAACTTGTGGCAAGTGGAAATTGGTTACTCAAAATGGAATGATGTTGCTATATTGATAGGAATGGCAGTGACATACAGAATTTTGTTCTTGGTGATCATCAAGAGCTTTGAGAAAGTGAAGCCTATTGTTGTGACAGCAATGAATAATTGCCCGCAAGCAAAGTTCAGGTTCACTAAGGTGACTAGACTAGGAGCAATGGCATGATTCATTTGCTTGCTTGCCTTGCAGAACCATAATAACATATAATATAATCATATATTTGCTTAGTATGTGTGAACTGAGGTTATTATAATACTTGAGAAGAACTGTATATAATTATTTCTTTTTTAAGGAGATCAGATACTGAGTAATAGTGGTTATGATTATCGTATGGATTACAAGATTGCATTGCCCATGGATGAATAAATCTGAAGCTTGCCTTCAACACTCAAGCATAATTCCTGAACTAATTGGATGAGAGAACTGATTACTCGACCAACCTAAATTGGTTTACAAGACAATACTTATGTACCAATcaacaataatatatatacaaattaaaatcaCCAAAATAAATCACAAACCTAGCTACTATagatttaatttgaaaataattatAAGCATACAGTTAGATTTATGTTTGGGTTTATGCTTCATGACTTAGTGCAGAGTTATCATCATTATTCTCCATCACTAGTGTTTCTCGCTTGGGAGACCCTGAAATGAATGACACAAAAAATGGCTTCAACTTCTCCGTAATCTTGATGATCAAGAAGAACAACACTCGATACACCAAAATCATCCCAAGCAAGATTCCGAGATCGACCCACTTGGAGTAACTCATGTCAACTTGCCACATGTCCCTCAGAATCTGGTCACCACTAATGTAGGAGCCATTTCCATCATTTGTTGCAAAGCTTAGCCCTTGAAATTCGTTCTTGTACAATCCTTGGAATGCAAATCTATGAAATGCAACATAGAACATTGGGTATCTCCAAAATGGTTTGGGAAGATCATTGGGCAATCTGAAGAACCCTCCGGCCAGCATCATGATTCCTTGGATTCCGGCGCCGCTTATGATTCCCATTAGATAGTTTGGGACTATGCTTGCAACTATCATCATTAGGCTTTCAACCAACATGAGGCAAGAAAACAGAACACATATGAAGTAAACAAAATGGTCGAATCCTCTTTGAAGATGAGGAAGGTAATAAGCTATGGCTCCTGGAATCACTGATACTAGAACCAAGTACGGCACACTAGATACTGTGTTCCCAATTACAAATGCCACAACACCATAATGCCCATTCAATCTTTCTCGTTCAAATACCTACGTATATATATAACaacaattcaattaaaaatagttatttttactaaCATGACATTATTTGATTGGATGCATACGAAAAATAGTTTTATACcaacagtgcatcaaaattaaattctatattGTGATGAATAGTTCTTTAAATTACCTTCATGACCTCCACAAAGGAAGGGAATCCACCAATGGTCATGAAAGTTATGAATGAAGATTCAAACATAAGAAGTGCTCCTCTGTCCTGAATTGTGCTGAAACTTGTACCTAGATCATAGAAAACTGTGGCAGTGGCTATGGCCAATGCAATGTATATTCCAAGACGTAACCAATAATAGCCTAGATCACGAAACATGTTCACGCATGATATTTTGGTAAGAACAATGCACTGATTAAGGAAACCAGCACGCCTTCTCTTCTTATGATCTACTGATCTAGTCTCCTGAAACATAAATTGAGTTATGGATCAATGCTTTTATTATAGCTTATGAATGCACACGCAATAGACATGAAATGAAAGAAACCTGGTTAGATAGCATTGCAACTTCTTGTTGAACTTGTTGGTTAATTTCAGATGATTCATATGCGCTTATAAGGATTCTAATTGCTTCTTCTGTAGGCACTGTTCTAGTGCCAGATAAACCCATGTCAGTATCCTGAAATAGTAGTTAATTCAAAATACCATCAAATTATTTCTGAATGCTCTCAAGTATCTTCAAGTGAAGCTAATCTTAGTTACCTGATCAAAATCCTTGTTTATAGTTTTCAGTAAATGATCAGAAGGGTTTTGGAGTGCAGGACATGGAAAACCATTGGAAGCAAAAAACTACATACATTGAAACAAAACCAGAATTTAATATTATAACTAAAACTAAAtgaattaaaagaagaaaaaaagatacGAACCTGAGTAGCAGTTGAGGCAGGTCCAAAGTAAACAGTTGTACCAGAAGAGAGAAGACAAAGGTTATGGAAAAGTTGAAAGACTTCAGTGCTTGGTTGATGTATTGAAGCAATAACGGTTCTTTGAATGCCATCTTTCTGAACAAGGTTTGCAATTCTTTTCATGACATAATAGGAAGCAGCACTGTCAAGTCCACTTGTTGGTTCATCAAGAAACAAGAGCCTTGGGCGTGTTAGGATCTCAATGCAGATGCTCACACGTCTCTTCTGACCACCACTGATTCCTTTAATGCCCCAACCTCCAATTCTTGTGTTAATGGCATCTTGCAGACCCATTTCTCTTATTGTAATTTctgctctctctcttttctctgccTTGGACATGGAATCAGGTAGT
The DNA window shown above is from Arachis ipaensis cultivar K30076 chromosome B08, Araip1.1, whole genome shotgun sequence and carries:
- the LOC107610758 gene encoding ABC transporter G family member 11, with the translated sequence MACYPARSEAMVVEIEHDNDDEKGNKRNEEGMCMYMTWKDVWVTASMGNKGSKPILAGLTGYAKPGQLLAIMGPSGSGKSTLLDALAGRLDSNTRQTGEILINGRREALAYGISAYVTQDDTLLTTLTVREAVHYSAQLQLPDSMSKAEKRERAEITIREMGLQDAINTRIGGWGIKGISGGQKRRVSICIEILTRPRLLFLDEPTSGLDSAASYYVMKRIANLVQKDGIQRTVIASIHQPSTEVFQLFHNLCLLSSGTTVYFGPASTATQFFASNGFPCPALQNPSDHLLKTINKDFDQDTDMGLSGTRTVPTEEAIRILISAYESSEINQQVQQEVAMLSNQETRSVDHKKRRRAGFLNQCIVLTKISCVNMFRDLGYYWLRLGIYIALAIATATVFYDLGTSFSTIQDRGALLMFESSFITFMTIGGFPSFVEVMKVFERERLNGHYGVVAFVIGNTVSSVPYLVLVSVIPGAIAYYLPHLQRGFDHFVYFICVLFSCLMLVESLMMIVASIVPNYLMGIISGAGIQGIMMLAGGFFRLPNDLPKPFWRYPMFYVAFHRFAFQGLYKNEFQGLSFATNDGNGSYISGDQILRDMWQVDMSYSKWVDLGILLGMILVYRVLFFLIIKITEKLKPFFVSFISGSPKRETLVMENNDDNSALSHEA
- the LOC107610757 gene encoding ABC transporter G family member 11-like, which encodes MGLFERERLNGHYGVTAYTISNTLSSVPFLLLMSLIPGAVVYYLVGLYQRHQEFIYFTSILFVSVFLVEGLMMIVASIVPNFLLGIIFSTGILGVMMLDGGFYRLPSDIPKPFWRYPLHYISFHKYAYQGLFKNEFQDLTFTDNNQDGGAMINISGEEILRNLWQVEIGYSKWNDVAILIGMAVTYRILFLVIIKSFEKVKPIVVTAMNNCPQAKFRFTKVTRLGAMA